The DNA segment ATATGGCCAAGGCCATTGAGGTGTTTGAGGCTACCCTGGTAACGCCGGGAGCTCCCCTTGATCGCTTCATCGAAGGTGACGACAAGGCATTGACCGAAACTGAGAAGAAGGGTTTGCAGGCATTTTTGAACAAAGGCTGTGTTGACTGCCATAGCGGCATCAATATGGGGGGTGACGACTACTATGGCTTCGGGGTGGAAGAAGCTCCGGCTGCTGAGATTATGGCCGGCGATGCGGGCCGCTATAAGGTTACCGCCGTCGAGGACGACCGGTACAACTTCAAATCGCCGTCGCTGCGCAACATCGAACTGACAATGCCGTACTTCCACTCAGGCAAAGTCTGGCGCCTGCGGGATGCGGTGGCGGTCATGAGCACGTCCCAGCTGGGTACCAAGCTCACAGATGCCGAGGTTGACGAAGTGGCTGCTTTTCTGAAGTCAACCACGGGCATTCAGCCGGTGGTTGATCATCCGATTCTGCCGAAGCCTACTGACAAAACGCTGAAACCGGATCTGGCGATGGCCGGGGATAAATCCCACTAAACGTTTTAGCCGTGAGATTGAAAAGAATGGGCGTCACCTCGGTGACGCCCATTCTTCTTGTGCTTTCCGGCAATTGTTCATGTCAATGGCGTGGCTGCTTTGTCGGCTTCCCAATAGCTGTCGGGTGCCTTCAAGGGAGGTGCCTGCTTCGTCCCTCAGGGCGTTTCTTCATAGAGCATGGGTTCTCCCATTTCAGAAAAGGAGAACGTGTTGAAGGCCCGTGGCCCCTGGTAGTCCAGAATCCTTAAATCATCAGTTTCATGGAGGTCCTGGACTACCAGGTCATAATGCCCTGCATATCTTTTTTTGGCTTCCTCGAGAGGTACCTCGTAGGCGATGAATTTGGTGATTCCCTTTGCCTTGAACTTTGCTATTAAGGCTTCATCGGTGATTTTTTCATACGAAGTCAAAAAGATTAATGCTCCGCTTCCTGTTAACAATAGTCCGGCTTTCATGGCGTCCCTCCTTCTCCTGTCTGTTGTCCTTTGCATTATCGACGATGGCAATTATGCTAAAAAATCAAACCAGTTAAGCTTAACAGCGGCATAGAATCCTGATATGGAAAAGTTAAGTAGATTTTTTCCTGGATGTCAAGAGGCTCGAATGAAAATTGCGCTGTGCTGGCCCGGAAAAGGTTCATGGAAAGCATTCCTGCCAGCAATGCTGATGCCTGCGGGATGCTTCCGCGCCAGCGGGTTATGTTGTCAGCTGCAACTCTTTTCGGCCTGGACAGTCAGTCGTGGCTGGCGAAAGTGTTTTGAATACCGGTAAAAATCGCAGCTCCAGAGAAGAAGTTATTGCGTAAGGGTGGGCAGGTTGTGTACACTGTAGCGGTTTGCTGTTGTCGACTGGTCATGGAAGGAGGTATATCCGCATGAAATCAGCGGGAAAAGAACAAGCGGCCCTCATTATTATTGATATGGTGAAGGACTATTTTGCCGCGGATAAAAACTATCCCATCACCCCTCTGGCCCGGGCGATCATTCCCCCGATCAATGACCTGATTCGCCAGTTCAGGGCGAAAGAGCTTCCCATTATTTTTTCCACCGATGCTTTTCAGACTGACGATTTTATCTTCAACAGCCGCATGCATCCCCATGCCATTGCCGGTTCCGAGGGCGCTGAAGTTATTGATGATCTGGATCGGGAAGCAGGTGACCTGTGGCTTCCAAAGCCCAGGTTTTCGGCTTTTTTTGACACCGGGCTTGCCGACATCCTCCATCATCAGGGTGTGACGCTCTGCGCCGTTGCCGGTATTGCCACCAATTTCTGTGTCCTGACGACGATCATGGATGCCCTATGCCATGATTTCAAGGCGGTTATGCTGGAAGATTGCAGCGCCGCGTTTTCCAACGAAATCCATGAAAAAACGTTGACCATCTTCAGGAAAAATCCCCTGCATCCTCTGTTCAGAGTGATGTCATCGGCAGACTTGGTACAGGAGTTGTGAGTTTTTAACCCATCACCAGGAGAGAAACTATGCGCTGGCGACAGTTTTTCACCCCCGTTGAATCGCTTGATGCCGACCAGGCCCGTTCATTGATTGACAAGAAGGACCATGATGAGGTTGCCATTCTGGATGTTCGTCAGCCCGGCGAATATGAAGCCGGGCATATTCCCGGCGCAACCCTGATTCCCTTGACCGATCTTGACGGTCGGCTTGATGAACTGGATAAGCAGAAAGAGACCGTGGTCTACTGCGCCATCGGCGGCCGCAGCCGGGTGGCTGCCCAGATGCTCGCCGGCCGGGGGTTCAGCCATGTCTACAACCTGCGGGGTGGCTTCAGGTCCTGGTCCGGCACCGCCGCACTGGGAGATACCGCCTTTGGAGGTGTTGACCGGGGGGTAGAGCTGTTTGCCGGCAGTGAATCGCTTGGCTCGCTGCTGGTGGTGGCCTATTCATTGGAACAGGGACTGCGGGACTTTTATCTTGGAATGATCGGGCAGGTGAACAGCCGGGATGCCAAAGATCTTTTTCGGC comes from the Candidatus Anaeroferrophillus wilburensis genome and includes:
- a CDS encoding cytochrome-c peroxidase; amino-acid sequence: MQKVKMVMALFLMSLMLVPMAQADNALREQAKGMIVPIPSAPPALKGNQATLAKVELGKVLYFDPRLSRSALISCNTCHNVGLGGADFQETSTGHGWQRGPRNAPTVHNSVYNFAQFWDGRAKDLAEQAKGPVQAGVEMNNTPENVIITLKSMPEYIALFQKAFPGEKDPVTFDNMAKAIEVFEATLVTPGAPLDRFIEGDDKALTETEKKGLQAFLNKGCVDCHSGINMGGDDYYGFGVEEAPAAEIMAGDAGRYKVTAVEDDRYNFKSPSLRNIELTMPYFHSGKVWRLRDAVAVMSTSQLGTKLTDAEVDEVAAFLKSTTGIQPVVDHPILPKPTDKTLKPDLAMAGDKSH
- a CDS encoding cysteine hydrolase, producing the protein MKSAGKEQAALIIIDMVKDYFAADKNYPITPLARAIIPPINDLIRQFRAKELPIIFSTDAFQTDDFIFNSRMHPHAIAGSEGAEVIDDLDREAGDLWLPKPRFSAFFDTGLADILHHQGVTLCAVAGIATNFCVLTTIMDALCHDFKAVMLEDCSAAFSNEIHEKTLTIFRKNPLHPLFRVMSSADLVQEL
- a CDS encoding sulfurtransferase, which produces MRWRQFFTPVESLDADQARSLIDKKDHDEVAILDVRQPGEYEAGHIPGATLIPLTDLDGRLDELDKQKETVVYCAIGGRSRVAAQMLAGRGFSHVYNLRGGFRSWSGTAALGDTAFGGVDRGVELFAGSESLGSLLVVAYSLEQGLRDFYLGMIGQVNSRDAKDLFRRLADMESDHQEQLFQEYLQLMDTPVNRDDFEHEILADVVEGGLTTEEYLRLYAPDLEKAEDVVGLAMAIEAQALDLYLRAADNHEDQRAVEMLSRIAREERSHLKELGALMDSLG